One genomic region from Catenovulum adriaticum encodes:
- the fucP gene encoding L-fucose:H+ symporter permease, producing the protein MSTTTKNPDDNLDNVSQTSKPPIIEKRYWFSFVLVASLFPLWGFANDITNPLVKAFKDIFLISNAQSSMVQFAFYLGYGIMAIPAAIFIRKYSYKSGILLGLALYAIGATLFIPASVYMEFYFFLAALWILTCGLALLETTANPYVLSMGHPDTSTQRLNLAQAFNPIGSLTGMFIASTFILNKLQVEEFRQAEKAAHPEYANMLPSDVDAQLVQALNDFSVNEPVAHKAMQAADLATVKGPYVAIAVVVAIVFLGFLFSKLPSTISHKNDFTVDEFKATFKRLLSNGRYIEGVIAQAFYVGAQIMCWTFIIHYGMTSVGLSAGEAQSYNMIAMGIFLASRFICTFLLGFIRPGQLLMVLAAGGIALTSGVIFLGGMPGLYCLIGVSACMSLMFPTIYGIALKGLGDDASLGSAGLVMAIVGGALMPPMQGALIDGSSIIGDIPSVQTSFFLPMICFVMIALYGFRAHVKYKA; encoded by the coding sequence ATGAGTACAACAACCAAAAATCCGGACGATAATCTCGATAACGTCTCTCAAACCAGTAAGCCACCGATTATCGAAAAACGATATTGGTTTTCATTTGTTTTAGTCGCATCACTTTTCCCGCTATGGGGTTTTGCAAACGATATTACCAACCCTTTGGTTAAAGCATTTAAAGATATATTTTTAATTTCAAATGCTCAAAGTAGCATGGTGCAATTCGCATTTTATTTAGGCTATGGCATTATGGCGATTCCAGCCGCCATATTTATTCGAAAATACAGTTACAAATCAGGCATTTTGCTAGGGTTGGCTTTATATGCAATTGGCGCTACTTTGTTTATTCCTGCCAGTGTTTATATGGAATTTTATTTCTTTTTAGCGGCATTATGGATATTAACCTGCGGTTTAGCTTTATTAGAAACCACGGCAAACCCTTATGTGCTTTCTATGGGTCATCCAGATACCTCAACCCAAAGATTAAATTTAGCCCAAGCATTCAATCCTATTGGTTCATTAACCGGCATGTTTATCGCCTCAACTTTTATATTAAACAAATTACAAGTTGAAGAGTTTAGACAAGCTGAAAAAGCCGCTCATCCTGAATACGCAAATATGTTGCCTTCTGATGTTGACGCGCAATTAGTTCAGGCATTAAATGACTTTTCAGTTAACGAACCCGTTGCTCACAAAGCAATGCAAGCTGCAGATTTAGCAACTGTAAAAGGGCCTTATGTGGCTATTGCTGTGGTGGTTGCTATTGTATTTTTAGGATTTTTATTTAGTAAATTACCAAGCACTATTAGCCATAAAAACGATTTTACGGTTGATGAATTTAAAGCCACATTTAAGCGTTTATTAAGCAATGGCCGCTACATTGAAGGTGTTATCGCACAAGCTTTTTATGTTGGCGCACAAATAATGTGTTGGACCTTTATTATTCATTACGGCATGACATCAGTCGGTTTAAGCGCAGGCGAAGCACAAAGTTATAATATGATTGCTATGGGTATCTTTTTGGCGAGTCGCTTTATCTGTACCTTTTTATTAGGCTTTATTCGCCCGGGCCAACTATTAATGGTATTGGCAGCAGGCGGCATTGCTTTAACTTCTGGCGTAATCTTTTTAGGTGGAATGCCAGGTTTGTACTGCTTAATTGGGGTATCTGCTTGTATGTCGCTTATGTTCCCTACCATTTATGGTATTGCATTAAAAGGTTTAGGCGACGATGCAAGTCTAGGTTCAGCTGGTTTAGTGATGGCAATTGTAGGCGGCGCATTAATGCCACCTATGCAAGGTGCTTTAATTGACGGCAGTTCAATTATTGGTGATATTCCAAGCGTACAAACCTCATTTTTCTTACCGATGATTTGTTTTGTCATGATCGCACTATATGGCTTTAGAGCTCATGTAAAATATAAAGCTTAA
- a CDS encoding AEC family transporter, with amino-acid sequence MSLISHFQSAIGVTGPVLIILVMGMFLKRIALLNANFVQIGNKLVFNVALPSLLFLSTGSGSITQNLNLPLVIYAVLATVASVLVVWLIARSTLEASKVGVFTQCAFRGNMGIIGLALCVNAFGDQVVAKAAVYLAFLTIVYNLLSVLLLSNSKSNVLKKIAKNPLIIAIVCGGAWSLLKIPMPNVMQLSLGYLSQLTLPLALLCIGASLDWHSFKANHQQALAATCLKLIILPASIVVIGIYLNFAPEALGILFLMMATPTAAAAYVMSKQMTEHGNLAAEIITLSTALSPLTVTLGLIVLSYFEYIPS; translated from the coding sequence TTGTCATTAATTAGCCATTTTCAATCAGCAATCGGTGTAACTGGCCCTGTTTTAATAATTTTAGTCATGGGCATGTTTTTAAAAAGAATCGCTTTGCTTAATGCAAATTTTGTCCAGATTGGTAATAAATTAGTCTTTAATGTGGCTTTGCCCAGTTTATTATTTTTAAGCACAGGGTCAGGGTCTATTACCCAAAATTTAAATTTACCTTTAGTTATTTATGCCGTTTTAGCGACGGTTGCTTCTGTGCTTGTGGTTTGGTTAATTGCGCGTTCGACACTTGAGGCTTCAAAAGTTGGCGTATTTACTCAATGTGCTTTTCGCGGCAATATGGGCATTATTGGTTTAGCCCTGTGTGTTAATGCATTTGGTGATCAGGTGGTTGCAAAAGCCGCGGTATATCTTGCGTTTTTAACCATTGTTTATAACCTGCTATCGGTTTTATTATTAAGTAACTCAAAATCTAACGTACTTAAAAAAATAGCCAAAAACCCATTAATTATTGCAATTGTCTGCGGTGGTGCCTGGTCATTGCTAAAAATACCAATGCCGAATGTCATGCAATTGTCACTTGGTTACTTATCTCAACTAACATTGCCGCTTGCCTTGTTATGCATAGGTGCCAGCTTAGATTGGCATAGCTTTAAAGCAAATCATCAACAAGCGTTAGCGGCCACTTGCTTAAAATTAATTATTTTGCCTGCCAGTATTGTTGTCATAGGTATTTATTTAAATTTTGCGCCTGAAGCGCTAGGCATTTTATTTTTAATGATGGCGACACCCACCGCAGCGGCAGCTTATGTTATGAGTAAGCAAATGACAGAGCATGGTAATTTAGCCGCTGAAATAATCACACTCTCAACTGCATTAAGCCCACTCACTGTAACTCTAGGACTTATTGTACTCAGCTACTTTGAATATATACCTAGCTAA
- a CDS encoding substrate-binding periplasmic protein, with amino-acid sequence MQTSFAQPQLTYYTENYPPSNYLENGKLTGVSVETLKAIWQQLNIPAQPIHLVPWARGYKIVENTPNTVLFTMAKTKARTPHFKWVGPLYIAEHLLISGKQFKAKINSMSDVYSYSIAAIKSDISEITLIKKGVPNEKIVRISQLRQGILMLTNDRIDLMIISRSALGNLLKNHQIKESDIQIVYSVNRLGNYFAFHKDTPNNLIDQFQSTFDQIYPIRKKINKKYKLLTPELGIQ; translated from the coding sequence ATGCAAACGAGCTTTGCTCAACCCCAATTAACTTATTATACTGAAAACTACCCCCCTTCTAATTATTTAGAAAACGGTAAACTGACCGGTGTTTCAGTTGAAACCCTAAAAGCAATTTGGCAACAACTCAATATACCCGCCCAACCTATTCATTTAGTTCCGTGGGCTCGTGGTTATAAGATTGTCGAGAACACCCCAAATACGGTGCTATTTACAATGGCAAAAACAAAAGCCAGAACACCTCATTTTAAATGGGTAGGGCCTTTGTATATCGCAGAGCATTTATTGATTTCTGGTAAGCAGTTTAAGGCTAAAATTAATTCAATGTCCGATGTTTACAGCTACTCAATAGCTGCAATCAAATCTGATATTTCGGAAATCACGCTAATAAAAAAAGGCGTGCCTAACGAAAAAATTGTTAGAATTAGTCAGTTACGGCAAGGTATATTAATGCTCACCAACGACCGCATAGATTTAATGATTATCTCTCGCTCTGCTTTAGGTAACCTATTAAAAAACCACCAAATTAAAGAATCAGACATTCAAATTGTCTATTCGGTAAATCGTTTAGGTAACTACTTTGCTTTTCATAAAGATACGCCAAATAATCTGATTGACCAATTCCAGAGCACATTTGATCAAATTTATCCTATCCGGAAAAAAATTAATAAAAAATACAAGTTACTGACACCCGAACTTGGTATTCAATAA
- the rdgB gene encoding RdgB/HAM1 family non-canonical purine NTP pyrophosphatase: MQKIVLATGNQGKVKELNQMLATANIEIIAQTKLNVVEAEETGLSFIENAILKARNACQQTGLPAIADDSGLEVDYLKGAPGIYSSRYAGVSASDQQNLEKLLNALKSVPESQRTAKFQCVLVYMRHEYDPTPIICQGSWAGRITTQAYGDNGFGYDPIFWVSDHNCTSAQLDSSVKNKISHRAKALAQLKQLDLRVAP; this comes from the coding sequence GTGCAAAAAATTGTGCTCGCCACCGGAAACCAAGGTAAAGTAAAAGAATTAAATCAAATGCTGGCCACAGCCAATATCGAAATAATTGCTCAGACTAAACTCAATGTCGTTGAAGCAGAAGAAACTGGTTTAAGCTTTATAGAGAATGCAATTTTAAAAGCACGTAACGCATGCCAGCAAACAGGATTACCCGCGATTGCCGATGATTCAGGCTTAGAAGTAGATTATTTAAAAGGTGCGCCCGGCATTTATTCATCGCGTTATGCAGGCGTATCAGCCAGCGATCAGCAAAATCTTGAAAAGTTGCTCAATGCGCTTAAGTCAGTTCCTGAATCACAACGAACCGCAAAATTTCAATGTGTACTGGTTTACATGCGCCATGAATATGACCCAACACCTATTATTTGCCAAGGCAGCTGGGCTGGTCGTATTACAACACAGGCCTATGGTGATAATGGCTTTGGATACGACCCAATTTTTTGGGTTAGCGACCATAACTGCACCAGCGCGCAATTAGATTCAAGCGTTAAAAATAAAATTAGCCACCGAGCAAAAGCACTCGCACAACTAAAACAACTTGATTTAAGGGTTGCGCCATAA
- the hemW gene encoding radical SAM family heme chaperone HemW, which yields MHLPPLSLYIHIPWCVQKCPYCDFNSHAVKSPIPEDEYIQCLIEDLLQDKHLAQGRSVQSIFFGGGTPSIFSAHGIKKILNGVSSILNLADDCEITLEANPGTFEIEKFKGFKDAGVNRFSIGVQSLQSQQLNLLGRIHNPEEAKAAAKLAANIGLSSFNLDLMHGLPQQSLKHALADLQQVIELNPQHISWYQLTIEENTLFASKPPKLPGDDVLWTIQSEGQKLLAKHGYHQYEISAYAKPGFESKHNLNYWRFGDYLAIGCGAHGKVTLAESKQIMRYEKVKHPKGYLAAGTEYTYRAKYIEPDDLPFEFVMNRFRLQEKCAKSDLYQYTGLQPEQIKTMMQQAIDKGLVSETSTDWTVTPHGHRYLNDLLSIFI from the coding sequence ATGCATTTACCCCCGCTTAGTTTATATATTCATATTCCATGGTGCGTGCAAAAATGTCCTTATTGCGACTTTAATTCACATGCGGTTAAAAGCCCGATTCCAGAAGATGAATATATCCAGTGTTTGATAGAAGATTTATTACAAGACAAACACTTAGCCCAAGGCCGGAGCGTTCAAAGCATTTTTTTTGGTGGTGGCACACCTAGCATTTTTAGTGCCCACGGGATAAAAAAAATATTGAATGGGGTGAGCTCAATTTTAAATTTGGCTGATGATTGTGAAATTACCTTAGAAGCAAACCCTGGAACTTTTGAAATTGAAAAGTTTAAAGGTTTTAAAGACGCGGGCGTTAATCGGTTTTCTATCGGTGTACAAAGCTTACAAAGCCAACAACTAAACTTATTAGGTCGAATTCATAACCCTGAAGAAGCAAAAGCCGCGGCCAAATTAGCAGCGAATATTGGCTTATCATCATTTAATCTCGATTTAATGCATGGTTTGCCACAGCAGTCGCTCAAGCATGCTTTAGCTGACTTGCAGCAAGTTATAGAATTAAACCCGCAACATATTTCTTGGTACCAATTAACCATTGAAGAGAACACTTTATTTGCCTCTAAGCCACCCAAATTGCCAGGTGATGATGTTTTATGGACCATCCAATCAGAAGGGCAAAAACTACTCGCTAAACATGGGTACCACCAATACGAAATCAGCGCCTATGCTAAGCCTGGATTTGAATCTAAACATAATTTAAATTACTGGCGATTTGGCGATTATTTAGCAATTGGTTGCGGCGCCCACGGCAAAGTAACCTTAGCCGAGTCAAAACAAATTATGCGTTATGAAAAAGTAAAGCATCCAAAAGGCTATTTAGCGGCTGGAACTGAATACACATATCGTGCTAAATATATCGAGCCAGATGACTTGCCATTTGAATTTGTAATGAACCGGTTTAGATTACAAGAAAAATGCGCCAAGTCAGACCTATACCAATATACAGGACTACAGCCAGAACAAATAAAAACGATGATGCAACAGGCAATTGATAAAGGCTTGGTCAGTGAAACATCGACCGACTGGACAGTCACGCCACACGGGCATAGATACTTAAATGACTTGTTAAGTATTTTTATTTAA
- a CDS encoding nuclear transport factor 2 family protein produces MHLFFKFINGLILASLLTACQSTSQQQKLNPEEIKEQTGQYLKIYAFREDFDQFLSFYAENAVVEDVIRGEQVNGLAAIKNFFNWDDNEFSMGNSVTHLVTEQISVTGNQAIIQGYFMPFEYAGVTLGPWRFITRLEFNEALKISKQTDWINYTPKVIFNDSPNANLKLKIPSYYFLNPANSK; encoded by the coding sequence ATGCATCTATTTTTTAAATTCATTAACGGTTTAATACTTGCTAGTTTGTTAACTGCTTGTCAGTCCACTAGCCAACAACAAAAGCTCAATCCCGAAGAAATCAAAGAACAGACCGGACAATATTTAAAAATCTATGCATTTAGGGAAGATTTTGATCAATTTTTAAGTTTTTATGCAGAAAATGCGGTGGTTGAAGATGTTATTCGCGGTGAACAAGTGAACGGATTAGCCGCCATAAAAAACTTTTTTAATTGGGATGACAACGAGTTTTCTATGGGCAACTCGGTAACTCACTTAGTGACCGAGCAAATTAGCGTTACGGGTAACCAAGCAATAATCCAAGGTTACTTTATGCCATTTGAATATGCAGGCGTTACGTTAGGCCCATGGCGCTTTATCACCCGTCTAGAATTTAACGAGGCGTTAAAAATAAGCAAACAAACAGATTGGATAAACTACACGCCAAAAGTTATTTTTAACGACAGTCCAAACGCCAACTTGAAGCTTAAAATACCCAGCTATTATTTTTTAAACCCAGCAAATTCTAAATAA
- a CDS encoding DUF1566 domain-containing protein — protein sequence MCNKTFLATILMSALYSSFGFAFCSDSVEATVNADEFVIDEEQGIVTDTSTGLMWSMCNLGESWNESLKTCSGSASDAQWQNSLQQASQTEIAGFSDWRLPNLKELMSIIERQCAAPAANLDLFPTMKAEDYWTSTPVFNQNSANYVWAVQFDEGSNFENKKSSTALTRLVRKVNDFTPD from the coding sequence ATGTGTAATAAAACCTTTTTAGCGACAATTTTAATGTCAGCTCTGTATAGCTCATTTGGCTTTGCATTTTGTAGCGACAGCGTTGAAGCGACTGTAAACGCAGATGAATTTGTAATTGATGAAGAGCAGGGCATAGTCACGGACACAAGCACAGGTTTAATGTGGAGCATGTGTAATTTAGGAGAATCTTGGAACGAGAGTTTAAAAACCTGTAGCGGCAGTGCGAGCGATGCCCAATGGCAAAATAGTTTACAACAAGCCTCACAAACTGAAATTGCTGGGTTTAGCGATTGGCGCTTGCCCAATCTTAAAGAATTGATGTCAATTATTGAGCGCCAATGTGCAGCGCCTGCAGCAAACCTTGATTTATTTCCCACTATGAAAGCGGAAGACTATTGGACATCAACACCGGTTTTTAATCAAAATTCAGCAAATTATGTGTGGGCCGTCCAATTTGATGAGGGCAGTAACTTTGAAAACAAAAAATCCTCAACAGCATTAACTAGGCTAGTGCGAAAAGTGAATGATTTTACACCAGATTGA
- a CDS encoding DUF1566 domain-containing protein: protein MMLSQLKLISTQWRFAAYIVCLVTMIAGCSGSLESKDTEPNSPDDALRVALGDDKNLPIGSGEVEINSTVTGINPPFTYMWSAQPEQYNSALSETDTANITFTLPDDQTQLDSVLLTLKVIDANGQTANDQIILNIISDNTLPIIDLTVDDSDRVIDSGKGFSFDATWLDAEDGELVQSAKIRVEQISGVSLTGLPDDGIIADFPIEAGVTPALGLIADGQLINWSSQSAILEFRLEVTDTNGGVSPKSITIDILPENRSAPVVDAGHNLVVYQQQSVTLTGTVSNGQNNEFLWTQTSGDIPLDIAGTDKARIQFQAPDVAEASHFELKFTAKNLLSERRNSDFVTVTVLPISMFDGINDTGITRCADGDSNNIAIGNCPGNYPNQDAEIGRDRANLNGELAKNGEGELGFDFDLINDSGEEINSGTPACIRDNVTGLIWEIKTDSGIRSHTHTFTWYQPGNTNGGDEGVSSSPTDADIQAQCFINANLAECNTQAYVNAVNAANLCGGDDWRLPTVKELISILNYGEVTDKLALGADETQLWPNHAKVDTPYWTKTSSLFGVSNPATPNAPRAWAVNLSTGNEESYKKRNAAAVLLVRE from the coding sequence ATGATGTTAAGTCAGCTTAAATTAATAAGTACTCAATGGCGCTTTGCGGCATATATTGTTTGCTTGGTGACAATGATTGCCGGTTGTTCTGGTTCGCTAGAAAGCAAGGATACAGAACCTAATTCGCCGGATGATGCGTTACGGGTTGCTTTGGGTGATGATAAAAATTTGCCAATTGGAAGCGGTGAAGTGGAAATTAATAGTACAGTGACTGGCATTAACCCGCCTTTTACTTACATGTGGTCGGCCCAGCCTGAGCAATATAACAGCGCTTTATCTGAAACGGATACTGCCAATATCACTTTTACTTTGCCAGACGACCAAACTCAATTAGATTCTGTTTTATTAACGCTAAAAGTGATTGATGCAAATGGACAAACTGCTAATGATCAAATTATTCTCAATATTATCTCAGACAATACTTTGCCTATTATTGATTTAACTGTAGATGATTCAGACAGAGTTATTGACTCAGGCAAGGGCTTTAGCTTTGATGCAACTTGGTTAGACGCAGAAGATGGTGAACTGGTTCAGTCTGCTAAAATTAGGGTTGAGCAAATCTCAGGTGTGAGTTTAACTGGCTTACCTGATGATGGCATTATTGCTGATTTTCCAATTGAGGCAGGGGTTACACCCGCACTAGGTTTAATTGCCGACGGCCAACTGATTAACTGGAGCAGTCAATCTGCTATTTTAGAATTTCGGTTAGAAGTAACAGATACTAATGGGGGTGTATCCCCTAAAAGCATTACGATTGATATTTTACCCGAAAATCGTTCCGCGCCAGTGGTTGATGCAGGCCACAACCTTGTTGTGTATCAACAGCAATCTGTAACGTTAACTGGGACAGTTTCAAATGGCCAAAATAATGAATTTTTATGGACTCAAACCTCTGGTGATATTCCGCTAGATATTGCAGGGACAGACAAAGCCAGAATTCAATTTCAAGCACCGGATGTGGCAGAAGCTAGTCATTTTGAGCTTAAATTCACCGCGAAAAACCTATTAAGTGAACGCCGAAATTCAGATTTTGTCACTGTGACTGTATTGCCCATTTCAATGTTTGATGGCATTAACGATACGGGTATTACCCGCTGTGCGGATGGCGACAGTAATAATATTGCCATTGGTAATTGCCCAGGAAACTATCCTAATCAAGATGCCGAAATAGGCCGAGATCGGGCAAATTTAAATGGGGAATTAGCTAAAAATGGTGAAGGTGAATTAGGGTTTGATTTTGATTTAATTAACGATTCAGGGGAAGAAATTAACTCAGGTACACCTGCTTGCATACGAGATAATGTGACCGGCCTGATTTGGGAAATTAAAACAGATTCAGGCATACGTTCTCATACTCATACCTTTACTTGGTACCAACCGGGTAATACAAATGGCGGCGACGAAGGCGTGAGCAGTTCGCCGACAGATGCAGATATTCAAGCTCAGTGTTTTATTAATGCAAATTTAGCCGAGTGTAATACGCAAGCTTACGTTAATGCTGTTAATGCGGCTAATTTATGTGGGGGCGATGATTGGCGATTACCGACAGTTAAAGAACTTATTTCTATTTTAAATTATGGTGAAGTCACCGATAAACTGGCGCTGGGTGCGGATGAAACACAACTGTGGCCTAATCACGCGAAAGTAGATACGCCTTACTGGACAAAAACATCGAGTTTATTTGGAGTGTCAAATCCAGCAACGCCAAATGCACCAAGAGCTTGGGCCGTCAATTTATCAACCGGTAATGAAGAAAGTTATAAAAAACGAAATGCAGCCGCTGTTTTATTGGTTCGTGAATAA
- a CDS encoding two-component system response regulator encodes MKLLLVNSHPEKSKKLLLHIEKTKVFEVIQVSSAQQAIKCLRQQVIDVMVSDIDIDGFDGWRLSRMVRSGIFQTNENIPIIIVASTWCEHIAETTAREFGINYMLPFHELEKLPQILADAISSDLKQNSKVSLLVIEDNEEIREIIERILKNRFSIEMAETGELGLALWRHKKHDIVLLDVMLPKMSGEQVLDIMLAENPVQPVIVMTAHGSTELAEKMIIQGAADFINKPFRAEQLRKVCDIASRREDFMISNQQFANKVNELKQREIAYRQISRTHAQLLNNLSTAVLELNEQGQIQFFNKAWQKLTGFSASESEQEYFTHFLHDKLDRSPNSTQAKIDQLLSFNVEHSALEFQLAHKQGHDIWVEARFSATQSEQQKVTITATIDDISKRKTAEFQLEHLALHDPLTGLHNRYHFDSELGRLSNESKNEQTNHALLYIDLDHFKVINDSQGHHQGDIVLREVAKVIENKIRANDLLCRIGGDEFAVLTHDTNTLEAFELAESICQAIKQSHFQFNEQVYKISCSVGVVSVNGLEENSHEYLKQADIALYVAKHRGRDLVHIYSREDQDSEKLRDTIEWIHQLQQAIIKDNIIFHFQPVVEIKTGQIAYFEALVRLIIAGKVIFPGHFIPSLERAEDIKLLDHQVIAKAIKTLADYPQLTKLAINLSAHAFSDENLLPFIEQKLAQYQVHPTRLIFELTESASLSNLSATQRMIERLTLIGCAFSIDDFGTGFSTFSYLKELPAKSVKIDGSFVKDMKKDPIDKALVKAIYDISKSLGKQSVAEFVEDRETLELLAELGVDYAQGYFIARPVPIEQALAIKPNQWLN; translated from the coding sequence ATGAAACTATTACTTGTTAATAGCCACCCTGAAAAAAGCAAAAAGCTACTATTGCATATTGAAAAAACGAAAGTTTTTGAAGTTATTCAAGTATCCAGTGCTCAACAAGCGATAAAATGCTTACGCCAACAAGTTATTGACGTGATGGTATCTGATATTGATATTGATGGCTTTGACGGTTGGCGCTTATCCAGAATGGTACGCTCAGGTATTTTTCAAACCAATGAAAATATCCCTATTATTATTGTCGCTTCAACTTGGTGTGAGCATATTGCTGAAACAACAGCCCGCGAATTTGGTATTAACTATATGCTGCCTTTTCATGAACTTGAAAAATTGCCCCAAATTTTAGCTGATGCAATTTCGTCTGATTTAAAGCAAAACAGCAAAGTTAGTTTATTGGTCATTGAAGACAACGAAGAAATTCGCGAAATTATCGAACGAATTTTAAAAAATCGATTTAGTATTGAAATGGCCGAAACCGGTGAACTAGGTCTAGCGTTATGGCGACACAAAAAACATGACATTGTATTGCTTGATGTCATGTTACCTAAAATGTCAGGTGAGCAAGTACTTGATATCATGTTAGCAGAAAACCCAGTTCAGCCCGTGATTGTAATGACAGCCCACGGAAGCACCGAACTAGCAGAAAAAATGATTATTCAAGGTGCTGCCGATTTTATCAACAAGCCATTTAGGGCTGAACAACTTAGAAAAGTGTGTGATATCGCATCACGCCGTGAAGATTTTATGATTAGCAATCAGCAATTTGCTAATAAAGTAAATGAGTTAAAACAAAGAGAAATCGCATATCGTCAAATTTCACGTACCCATGCTCAACTACTTAATAATTTAAGCACGGCAGTATTAGAGCTAAATGAACAAGGGCAGATTCAATTTTTTAATAAAGCTTGGCAAAAACTAACTGGGTTTTCAGCTAGCGAAAGTGAGCAAGAATACTTTACCCACTTTCTGCACGATAAATTAGATCGCAGTCCAAATTCAACTCAAGCAAAAATAGATCAATTATTAAGTTTTAATGTTGAGCACAGCGCTTTAGAGTTTCAGCTAGCGCATAAACAAGGCCACGATATATGGGTAGAAGCCAGATTTAGCGCAACTCAGTCTGAGCAACAAAAAGTCACTATTACCGCAACTATAGATGACATCAGCAAAAGAAAAACAGCAGAGTTTCAGCTAGAGCATTTAGCCCTACACGACCCATTAACTGGTTTACATAACCGCTATCATTTTGATAGTGAATTGGGTCGTTTAAGTAATGAATCAAAAAATGAGCAAACGAATCATGCTCTGCTATATATCGACCTCGATCATTTTAAAGTGATTAATGATTCACAAGGGCATCACCAAGGTGACATTGTGTTACGTGAAGTTGCAAAAGTGATTGAAAATAAAATACGTGCAAACGATTTGTTATGCCGCATTGGGGGCGATGAGTTTGCCGTATTAACTCACGATACCAATACCCTAGAAGCATTTGAGTTAGCCGAATCGATTTGCCAAGCAATTAAACAAAGCCATTTTCAATTTAACGAACAAGTTTATAAAATTAGTTGTAGTGTGGGCGTGGTTTCTGTCAACGGTCTTGAAGAAAACAGTCACGAATATTTAAAGCAGGCTGATATTGCTTTATATGTTGCCAAACATCGTGGCCGCGATTTAGTCCATATTTATTCAAGAGAAGATCAAGACAGTGAAAAACTAAGAGACACCATAGAATGGATTCATCAACTACAGCAAGCCATTATTAAAGACAATATCATTTTTCACTTTCAGCCAGTTGTTGAAATAAAAACCGGTCAAATAGCTTATTTTGAAGCCTTAGTCCGACTAATTATCGCAGGTAAAGTCATTTTTCCCGGTCATTTTATTCCGTCACTTGAACGTGCTGAAGACATCAAGTTACTCGATCATCAAGTTATCGCTAAAGCTATAAAAACGTTAGCTGACTATCCGCAACTCACCAAACTTGCGATAAACTTGTCGGCTCATGCATTTAGTGATGAAAACCTACTGCCATTTATTGAGCAAAAATTAGCTCAATATCAAGTTCATCCAACCCGATTGATTTTTGAACTAACCGAAAGCGCGAGTTTAAGTAATTTATCAGCGACTCAGCGAATGATTGAGCGTTTAACGCTCATTGGCTGTGCGTTTTCAATAGACGACTTTGGCACGGGTTTTAGTACATTTAGCTACCTTAAAGAACTACCAGCTAAAAGCGTTAAAATTGATGGTAGCTTCGTCAAAGATATGAAAAAAGATCCAATAGACAAAGCTTTGGTTAAAGCTATTTACGACATTTCAAAATCGTTAGGCAAGCAAAGCGTGGCTGAATTTGTTGAAGACAGAGAAACATTAGAGTTGTTAGCTGAATTAGGAGTTGACTATGCACAGGGTTACTTTATCGCCCGTCCGGTTCCAATTGAACAAGCCTTAGCGATAAAGCCTAATCAATGGCTGAATTAA